One candidate division KSB1 bacterium genomic region harbors:
- a CDS encoding HlyC/CorC family transporter: MLVVTFISLLFLSTFFSSVEVAFLSLSEVDLKELRKKATKRSKRTVQLWDNHHTFFIAIRFASLVAQISLVCTVIFLSKIVAVFLVVSHALALVLMLSFFAIALFTVNEIWAKFVLKKNRSVAEFLSLPAMVYFFLVKPFVRLLARLFEFFSNKLDVSRKSTVFEHQKIMALVEDREENGGLEDNERAMIDSIFEFGETEVHEIMIPRIDIVGVEENISLEDLAKLIKNKGHSRIPLYTEGLDNILGIIHAKELLPIIIDGKIGKPDLKKLARPVSFVPESKKLHHLLKEFQKGQQHMAIVVDEYGGTAGLVTLEDVIEEIVGEIQDEYDKEPPLYKKIDENSFLIDAKIDLDELNEQLEMDLPTEGEYESLGGFIFSLTDYIPEQNEVVEYNNYTFIIEKIDRNRIIRVKLTRSEIVEEGKKDSEDA; encoded by the coding sequence TTGCTAGTTGTAACTTTTATTTCTCTCCTTTTTCTTTCAACCTTTTTTTCAAGCGTTGAGGTTGCCTTTTTATCCCTGTCCGAAGTCGATTTAAAGGAACTTAGAAAAAAAGCTACAAAGCGTTCTAAACGCACGGTGCAGCTTTGGGACAATCATCATACTTTTTTTATAGCAATACGGTTTGCTTCATTGGTTGCTCAAATTTCGTTAGTCTGTACCGTCATTTTTTTATCTAAAATTGTTGCCGTTTTTTTGGTTGTTTCTCATGCGCTGGCATTAGTTTTAATGCTGAGTTTCTTTGCCATAGCGCTATTCACGGTAAATGAAATTTGGGCAAAGTTTGTCCTTAAAAAAAATCGCTCTGTTGCCGAATTCCTCTCTTTGCCTGCTATGGTTTACTTTTTTTTAGTTAAACCATTTGTAAGACTCCTGGCCAGACTCTTCGAGTTTTTTTCAAACAAGTTGGATGTTTCCCGGAAGAGTACAGTTTTCGAACACCAAAAAATTATGGCACTCGTGGAAGATAGGGAAGAAAACGGCGGTTTGGAAGATAATGAACGCGCTATGATTGATTCGATTTTTGAGTTTGGCGAAACTGAGGTTCACGAAATTATGATACCTCGAATTGACATCGTAGGTGTGGAGGAAAATATTTCTCTCGAGGATTTAGCCAAGTTGATTAAAAACAAAGGGCATTCCAGAATTCCGCTCTATACTGAAGGGCTTGATAATATTTTGGGTATCATTCATGCCAAAGAACTTTTACCGATTATTATTGATGGTAAAATCGGAAAACCGGACTTGAAAAAATTGGCACGTCCTGTTTCCTTTGTACCTGAAAGCAAAAAGCTGCATCATTTGCTGAAAGAGTTCCAAAAGGGGCAGCAGCACATGGCCATCGTTGTTGACGAATACGGCGGTACGGCAGGATTAGTCACGCTCGAAGATGTCATCGAGGAAATCGTCGGCGAAATTCAAGATGAGTACGACAAGGAACCGCCGCTGTATAAAAAAATAGACGAAAATAGTTTTCTCATCGATGCTAAAATCGACTTGGATGAGTTAAATGAACAGCTCGAAATGGATTTGCCGACCGAGGGCGAATATGAAAGTCTCGGCGGTTTTATTTTTAGTTTGACAGATTATATTCCTGAACAAAATGAAGTAGTGGAATATAATAACTACACGTTTATTATTGAAAAGATAGATAGAAACCGAATAATTCGAGTTAAACTGACCAGAAGCGAGATTGTTGAAGAAGGGAAAAAGGATTCCGAAGATGCTTAA